In Marinitoga litoralis, the sequence TTACCATCAATAATAAACACTTTACCATTTTTGACAGCATTCACGTTTTTGAATTGTTCAGCATTCATTATTAAATCATATGCCCCTTTATCTCCAGGGTAATATCCTGGAACTAATATAATATCAGGATTTTCTTTAATAACAAATTCTGGACCAACTGCAAACCATCCATTATTTCCTGTATATGGAGCAGTAACATTAATTCCGCCAGCATATGCAATTATTTCATTTAAATAAGAACCTGTACCACAAGTCCACATTTGTGAAACACTGCCATATGCTGATAAATAAATAACTCTTGGTTTTTCATTCCATGAAAATGTATTTTTTGCTATATTTAACATTCTAGCTCTTAATTTTTGTGAATAATCCATAGCTGTTTTTTCTTTGTCTAAAATAACACCTACTAAAGCTAAGTCTCTAAATACATCATTTAATGTTGTTGCATTTAATACAAAAGCTTTTATACCAAATTTTTCTAATTTAGAAACTTCTCCTTCTTGAAATCCACCAGTTAATAATACAACATCAGGATTTAAAGAAACTATTTTTTCTACATTTAATGGAAACATATTTCCTATTTTTTCTACATCTGTTATATATGAATCAAAATCAGTTACGCCAACTACCTTATCTTTTGCACCCAACTTTAGAATAAAATCTGAAATTGCTGGTGCTGCTACAACAATTCTTTCTACTTCGTTTTCAAAAGTAACAACTCTACCTAAATCATCTACCAAAGTGACAGGTTGAAATGAAAATACCGATAATGCAAATACCAAAAATACTGCTAACAATACTTTTTTCATATAATCCCTCCTATATAAAATCTATTTTCCATCTTCTTTTCGCGAGAAGATGGAACCAATCCCTTTAAAGTAGGTCTCCCGGCTTGTGGATCTTCCTACTTCCAGCGCCTTCCCAGATACCCAGTGGCTTAGTGCTGGTTTCGTCCCCACTCACGGTGGCGCGACCGCAACGGATTCTCACCGTTTTCCCTTACACTTTAAAGGAATTTTTATTTAATTGTCTATGATATTATATCATGAAAGTAATAATATTTCAAATAAAAATTATGATATAATCGTTATGGAGGTGTTATAATGAATGACATTAGATGGATTCAAAGATTTCAAAATTTAAAAAAGGCTTTTCAACAATTAAAAAATGCTGTAGAATTAGCGAAAACAAGAGAATTATCAATTTTGGAAAAACAAGGATTAATTCAAAGTTTTGAATATACACACGAATTAGCTTGGAAAACCTTAAAGGATTTTTTTAATGAAAAGGGTATTTTTAATATATATGGTTCTAAAGATTCTACAAGAGAAGCATTTAAAAATGGGTTAATAGATAATGGAGATGTATGGATGCAAATGATTTTAAGCAGAAACTTGAGCAGTCGTACATATGATGAAAAAACTGCAGAAGAAATAGTTTCACAAATAATAAATAAATATTATAGTGAGTTTGAAATATTGATAAACAAATTAGAAAAATTAAAGGAAGAATTTTTATGAGTTTCGGATTGGATGATTCTACTATAAAAAAATTATAAACATACTATCAAAAAATGAAAAAATAAATAAAGCTGTTATATTCGGATCCAGAGCAAAAGGGAATTATAAAAATGGGTCGGATATAGATATTGCACTTTTTGGTAAATATTTGGATATACAAGATATTTATAATATTCATTTATTAATTGAAGAATTATTTTTGCCGTATACATTTGATATTGTTATTTTTGATAATATAAAGAATGAGGAGTTAAAGGAACATATTAAAAGAGTTGGAAAAACTATATATAAAAAAAATCCCCAGGAATAATCCCTGGGACTTTCCCAAGAAAAATATATTATTGAACAATATACAGATATTTAAGTCTAAATAATTGTTAAAATTAATAAAAAAAAAATAAATTTTTTTTATTTTGGGCGATATATGTAATGAATTTTATATGGAGGTGGTTGTATGAGGAGTAATGTTAAATATTTATTGTTTATGGCAATGTTACTAATGATTTTTACTTTGACAAGTTGTTTTAAAACTGTTCCTGTTGATTTGTTGAACACAGATGATTTAAGTGTAAGCCTTAATACAGATTATGATTTTTATTCTAAACAATATGCTTCAGCTATGGAGGTTGAGTTTGACTCGTATATTCCACAAGAAGCCTTTATTTATGATGAAAATAGCTCTGTGATGCTGATTAGAAATTTTAACAATAAAACAGTGGTGCTGTTTTCTAAAGCTCAAAGAAATTTCACCAAAGGTGAGAAATTATTTTCTATTAAAAGAAAATATTTGAATCCTCAAAAAAACAAATTATTTTCGGAAGCGGTATTGTTTGATGAAAAAACGAATAGAATTATAACCAAAGCAACAGAACCATATTCAGATGGTATTTCGGTAAGTGATAATACAAGAATAAAATCTGGTGAAGATGCAACCGTGGCTGTTCATGCCAAAGGATTAACAGATGTCCAAGCTATTGAAATGGATATTATTTTTCCAGAGATAGTATCTTTAAATGAATCAAGTTTTTCTACAATAAATTACATAGGTCCTAATTCAGATAAAATTAGTATTATTACAACTGATATAAAGGACGGTATAAGAATATCTTTAGTTGCTATAGGAGATGAAAATATAAATTTTGAAGATAATGATATTTTTGAAATTAATTTAATAGGTGTTGGAAATGAACCAATGGAAAGTGGTTATATTGAAATTGCAAATGCCAAGGTGTTTTATTCTGATAGTACAGAAGGAGAAGAGGTTAATACTTATCCAGGAAACGTAACGGTATATAATCCTCAATTATTGGGTGATTTTAGTGATGAAAATATTCAAAAAGATGATAAAGTAGATATAAATGATTTTCTTATTTTTGTTAAACATTATGGTTCGAAACAAGGAGAATCATTATATGCTTCTCAATGTGATATTTCAAGCAAAACAAATCCAGCTATAATAGCTCCAGTAGCTGACTGGGAAGACGAAAAAATATACAGTATTCCATCAAAAGATGGAGAAATTAATATATATGATTTTATAATTTTTGCAAGAAATTATAACAAAAGAGTTCCAAGAAAGAATTCATTCCCAGAATTTCCACAATCTCCTTCGGTGAAACCAACAGCTGATAGTTCAGGATGGTCTGTTGATAGTGTTGATATAGAATTCCCAGAAGCTGATGATGAAGACAATGACCCATTAACTTATACAGTTTATTTTGGTAAAAATGGTGAGGTGTTAGACAATTCAAAAATTATATATACAGGTGGATCTACCAAAACTTCTGTAACAAATCTAGAAAGAGGTCAAACTTATATATGGAGAGTTAAAGTTAGTGATGGTAATGGTGGTGAAGATTGGCTACCTTCTAAAGATGGTACATATAAATTTTCAACGCAATCTTTAGACACTTTATTTGCAGCAGGAGGTTATGAGGGAGTTTTTGTTTTAGACATTTCAGATACCAACGGACCTACAGTAACTAATTATGTAGATACTGAAGGGTATGTTTTTGATGTTGCAAAGTTTTCAAAAGGTTCAAAAGATTATATTGCTGTAGCTGATGGTAAAGATGGTGTTAAAGTATATGAATATACTTCAAGTAGTTCTGATTTAACAAATCCATCATTAACTTATTACTTAGGATCAGATGCTGTAAAAATTAAATATAATGCTAATTATTTATATGTAGCTGCAAAAAATTCTGGAGCGTTTATTATGGAATTTGATGATGTTAACAATGAACTTAAGAAAGTTTCGAATATTAGTGGTATAGGCGAAGTATATGATATTTTCGTTTCTGATAATACTTTGTATGTTGCAAGTAATAATGGATTGTATACAGTAGATATCTCTGATAAATTCAATCCATCAAATCTTGGAAGTTTATCATTAAGTGGTGCTAAATCTCTATTTGTAGATGGTAATTATGCTTATGTTGCAGCTGGTTTTAATGGAATTTATAAGATTGATGTTTCAGATCCAAATAATTTATCAGAAGTTTCTAACTCATCATATTATGCAGATTCATTATATGTAAAAGACGATTATTTATATGTAACTAGTGGAGTAAATGGAGTATTGAAATTAAGTAAGGACACATTATCTATAGTTGATACATATAATGAAAATATTTTTAGAGCTGTTAATGTTATAATAGATGGAGGTACAGCTTATATTGCTAATGACAGATATGGATTAATTGTATTAGATACATCAAATATGGAAAAGTTAGATGAATATGATATAGGATCTTTTGCGAGAGATGTTGATATATTAAATAACCAATTTATTATTATTGCTGATTCCGAAAAAGGTATTAAAGTTTATGATGCAGATACCAATTTAACTTCTATTTCAGACGCTACCTTAACTAAATCTTTAGAAATAGAAGGTATAGCTAGAAGCGTATATACTGACGATACTATTTCATCAACAGCAGTATTTGTAGCATCAGGAAATAAAGGATTTAATATTATTGAAGTTGATAATAATGGTAATGCAACAAAAATAAATACAATTCCTATTTTTGGTGAAGCTTATTCAATGATAGCTACAGAAACTACATCTAGTACTTTATTATATGTAGCATCTGGTAGTGGAGGAATTAATATTTATAAAATTAACGATTTAGATTCTCCAGAATTTATCAACAACTATTCAACAGATGGTATTGTTGTAGAGTTAAGCTTTATTGATAGTTCAACAAGTGGAACCACATTAGTATTAGCTGAAAGTGATAGAGTTTCAGTATATGATGTTGATACATCAAATGCTACAAAATTGGATTCTTATGAAATAAATGATGGTAATGTAACAGATGTTACCGTAGATGGAACCACTATTTATGTTGCGGCAGGATCTAAGGGACTATATGTATTAGGTTTGGATTCTGATTCTAATGACGCAACACTAACAAAATTAGGTAGCAGTAGATTTGATAATGCATTTATATTAAAAGTTGAAAAAAGAGCTTCAAATGTTCTGGAATTAGCAACTTATAATGAAGGAATAATAATGATGAATATAGGAAATCCTAATTCTTTAGGAGATGCAGATTCCAGAGATGTGGGTTCTGATAATGATGGTGATGGTAATTATATATTATCTCAATATGATACACAAGGTCTTGCTTATAGTGTAAAATATAGCAATAATTATTCATTAGTAGCTGATGGTCAAAATGGATTAGTTATTTTAAGTGATAGTTCTTATAATTTAGAACTAGAAAAAGATTATAATTGGATTAATTTTGAAAGTTTTGCAACTAACTAATTTTAAATTCATAGTATTCAATATAATAACCCCATCTATATGATGGGGTTATTATATTAATTTATTGTAATAATTCCAATATCTGAAATATCAATATCTATTTCTTTAGAATCTTTATCAAAAAATTTAGTATCAGATGTAAATTTAACTTCTGTAATTCCTGGAGACCCAATTGCTGTAAATTTAATTTTTATAATATCATTATCGTTTATATTAAATACTTGACCAGGATTTAATAGGTCAATTTTTATATATTCAGTATTTATATCAGGTATCAACACTCCATTTAAGTTTATTCCAGATATTTCATTTATTTGTAATTTTTCATTATCATAATTAATTTCAATAACAAAAGCCATTACATTTTCTAGTTTTTGAGCATGAATAATTAATTCACCTTGCTCTCCGGAGTTTACGGTTACATCCTTAAAGTATAACTTAGGAGTTAATGGACCTATCGAATCTTTTACTGTAAATGAATAAATATTGCTTGTGTTTTCTCCGCCTTTACCATCCTTTGCCACAACTTTCCAATAATATGTAGTTCCTAATTCTAAACCTGTTACTAATAATGAAGTATTAGAAATATTTGACTTATATGGTGATGAGAAATTTTGAGTTTTATCTAAATATACATCATAGGTTAGTGTATCCCTATCTGGATCTGATGCATTCCATACAAGTGTAACATCAGACTCAATATCTGTTGCATTATTTGGTGGTGATAATAATTGTGGTTTATTTGGTGGATTATTGACTTTTTCTGCTGTTGTAAATGAATATATATCACTAGATTTTTCTCCACCTTTTCCATCTTTAGCAACTATTTTCCAATAATATGTTTGCCCAGGTTCTAATATTATATTATATGATGTTTGTGTATAATTTATTTCTTTTGGAATTGATAATATAGGTTCTTTTTCAATGTAAATATCATATGTTAGTGTATCTCCATCAGGATCTGAACAAGACCATTTTAAATTTACATTTATTGGTATATTTTCGCTATTATTTGCAGGCTCTAAAAGTGTAGGTTTAAGAGGTGGATTATTTTCGCCTGATATTTTCTTAACTGTGAATACCCATAAATCGCTTTTTGAAATATTTCCTTTATCATCATATGCTTTAACATACCAATAGTATGTACCTTCAATTAAATTAGATATAGTATATTCTTTCTTTGTAAGTTTTTGAGCTATTAATTCTTGAGTTAGTTTATCTCCAAAATATACATCATAGTATACAGTATCTCCATCTGGATCTGAAGATTCCCAAGATAGTGTAATATTGCTTAAAGTAATTTCACTATTATTTTGAGGATAAGGATTATATGGTTTTAATGGTGGTCTGTTAGATGGCATTGTAATATTTTTATTAATATTTCCAGTATGTTTTTTGTCTCCTAGAGAAATAGGCCATGGAGAATCTCTTAATTTTGGGGTTTCTCCATATACTCCATATAGATAACCATCAGAAGTGCCAAAGATTACTACACCATTATTGTCAATATTAGGCGAGTATCTAATTTTTCTATATTCATCATTCCATTTTAAGCTTCCGTTATATACTATAAATTTATTTTTAGTAGTTATATATTTTACATTATCCATTAAAATATATGAATATGGTAAATCTTTTAGTTCTATACTTCTTATATCATCACTTAAATAATAATATTGGTGTAAATTACCATCCTGAGTTCCAAAAACTATAGAATTATCTTCAGCAATAAGTATAGTTTTTGAAATATTTTCTTGCATAGTTTTTTCAAATTCTATTTTACCCAATTTATTAATAGAATAAATTTTATTATCTTCTGTTGCAAAATATATATTTTCATTATTATCCATTGAAAGTTCTGTAGAAATTATTCTATTAAAGCTTATTTTAAATATTTCATTTCCATTTGTATCTAAGGAATATAAATGATTATTTAATCCAAAATATATATTATCATCATTATCAACTATAATATTAGTTGTAGGAGCGCCATTTAATTGTTTTTTCCATAATATATTTCCAAAAGCACTTAATTTGTATATATTACCATTATCTGTTATTACATATATTTCACCATATCCGCTTAATGCAACTGGTTTTGATATACTTCCATCAAGGGTTATAGAATTTGATATCGTACCATCTGAATTAATAATATATAATTCTCCATTATCATTACCAACTATTATTTGATTTAAAGGATTTAAAACAACAGGAGATTTAATAAAACCATTTGTTTCATATTTCCATAATTCTAACCCATATGAATCATATGCATATATATTTCCAGAACTAGTAGAAAAATATATAATATTATCCTCAGAAATTGCTGGTGAATAAATTGTAGCCCCTTCGACCTTAACCTTAAACTTTAATTCTGAAGGTGAAGGTATTGTGTTAAATTTATACATATCACTTTCTGTTTCTAATTCACCATCACTAACAACAACCTTCCAATAATATGTCTTATTATTTTCTAAATTTACTTCATATGAAGTAGCATTTGTTGTGGCAATTAAATTTAAATTATCCTCTTCACCTAGATATATACTATATGTTAAAACATCATCTTGTAGATCTTCACATTCCCAAGTTAATTTTATTTTTATTGGGACCTCAATGCTTTGGTTTTTTGGGTATGTTAATAGTGGTTTTTCAGGAGGTGTATTATTTCTAATATATAAATTTCTATTATTATTAATATTTTTTCCAAATTTCGACCATTTATCATTTAATATATTTCTTTCACTTATAGATATTGAATATAATGTATTATCATTTGCAAAGTATAAAAGACTATCATTTAAAAGGCTACATGTTTTTACATTGTTAAAAGAATCAATATTAGTTTCAGAATTATTTTTAAAAATACCATTTGAAGTAATTCCATATATATCTTTTGATTCTGAAATTAATAAGGTTTTAGAAAAAACATTAGTTATTCCATATGAATCAACTAAATTACCATTAATATCAATTTTAAATATTTTATTTTTTGATGAAGCATATAAATATTCCCCGTCATATAATATTTCATTTTCAATATTTTCTGATAAAGACAGTTCCCAGTTTTTCGCTCCATCTTTATTATAACTGTAAACTGTTTTTCCAATAGCAAAATATATATTACTAGACTCATCAGTTGATATTAAAGAGGATATAGATTGATTAAATTCAATTTTTTTAAATATTTTACCTTTAGGTTTTATCCACAATAATGAATTATTATCCCATAATACAATATATCCATTTTCAATTATTAGTGGAGGGTTTGATGGTAATATATCATAGGAATTTTCCCAGAAAATTTCTAAAGTATCAATATCATATACTATTAGATTTCCATTTTTTAATGCCACATACATATATTTATTATTTTTATAATCTTTACTTGCTGTAATTCCAGCTATATTTCCAGAAACGCTCAGTGTATTAACAGTTTTAAAAGTTTCTAAGTCAATAACATATATATTTCCAGAGTTGTCAGGAACAAATAATAAATTTTCAAAGATTATTGAATTTTCTATTAAATTATTCAAAGAGATAAATTTATCTTCACTTCCATTAGTGTTTAATCTATAAACTCCATTTTCTGAAATAACTAATAATTTTTGATTGTATACAAACATATCTAAAATATTTGGTATATCAATTTTCCATTCTAAAGTGTTTTCAGATTTTTTTGTTTTAAATGTTATTTCATCATTTACTATAATTCCTCCATAACTATCTTTTGCAACTATTTTTAAATAATATTTTGTGTCTTTTAATAAATATAAATCGAATTCTGTTTTAGTTAAATCAGTGGCTATTTTTGTATAATCATTTGAATCATCTCTTAAAAATATATCATATTTTAAGCTATCGCCATCTGGGTCCGAACATTTCCACTTCAATTTTATATTTTCAGGAACAATAGAATTATTTAGAGGGTAAATTACCTCAGGTTTATTTGGATATTGATTTACATCTATTATTTTTAAATTTAAATAACCTGTAGAATTGCCTTTTGTATCAGATACAAGTATTTGCTCATGTATTTTTCTTTCTAAATTAGGATGTTTTACAATATCATATTTTGGTTTAAATACATATTTATTACCTTCTATATATGCACCATTATTTGTAATTATTTGATATTCAAAATATGTATCTTCCATATCTGAAATATAATTACTTAAGTCAAGTTCAAAAGTTTCATTTTCTTTTATAACATATTCTTTTTTAGGGAAATCAACTATAGGAGGTGTATTATCAACTGTTTTAAAAGACCATATATTAGATATTTCAGATGCGCCATTAGAATCATATGTTTCAACCATCCAATAATAGGTAGTATTTAACTCTAATTTTTTAATAGTATATTCAGTTGTATTTAAATTAGTAGCAATAGGTGTAGTTAAAGGAGTAGAATCAGAAAGATAAAGATTATAAAATACATAATCTCCATCGAAATCTATACTTTTATTCCACTTAAAAGTTAAATTATATGGATTTACAGAATTATTATTGTTTTCTGGATAAATCAAAAACGATTTTGTAGGAGAATTATTAGGGACTGCCACCTTAAAATAAGCTTTTTTTTCAGATTTATTTCCAGAGGTATCAAAAGCTTGAATAATCCATTCATAATCTCCATCATCTAAGCCTTCAATTTTTAATGAATTAGAAGCAAGTTCTAGGCTTTTTTTAATAGTATTATCATTTGAATTTAAGAAAAAATTATAATATAATACACCACCTTCTGGATCTTTTGCAATCCAGTTAAAATTAACAGTATCTGAAGTTATTGTAGTATCAGATGGACTCATATTTTCTATAATAGGTGGTTGATTTTTGAAAATACAACTTTGAAAAATAAATAATAATATCAAGAATATACTTAAATATAAATTTTTCATGATGATTCCTCCGTTTTTTTGACTATTCAGAATAATAATGAGTTCATTTATTTCGATCATCATGATATTTTTCTATATTGGCAATTTATTAACCTAAAAATAAAAATCGCCTCGCAAAAAAGCGAGGCGATAAAAATAATTAACAATTATAATTTACTAATTAAATCTGCATAAACTTTTGTATCTTCGATTAAATGTTCAATTTTAATATATTCGTTAGGTTGATGTGCCATGTGGTCCATGGTTCCCCATACAACAGCAGGTAACCCTTCATGTCGCAAAATGGCAGCACACGTTCCTCCACCTATTCCACCAACAACAGTTTTAACCGATCTTAAAGACTCTATACTTTCTATTAATTTTAAAACCATGGGATGATCCTTTGGAGTTGGTTCTGGAGCAACTTCCATTTGAGGAATATCAATATTTATTTTTACTCCAAATTTAGCCTCATATTTTTCTTTGATTTTATTAACATCTAATATTATTTCATTTAAATCATATTGTGGCAAAACTCTGCAATCAAAGTATAACACATCAGTACCGGGGATAGTATTAACATTATCAACATTATGTTCTTTCTTTGTTGGTTCAAATGTTGAGATAGGAATTCTTCCAAACATATTATCAATTGCATTATATTTATTGTGTAAAAATTCATCTAATTCTTTTGCAAAGTATATAGATGCCCTATGGGCATTTCTAGCAACATTAGGTGTAGAAGCATGTGCTTGTTTTCCAAGTGTTTCAATTTTTAACCATAATATTGATTTTTCAGCGATTTCAATAAAAGAACCTTCTGGATTTCCTGAATCTGGAACATAATACCAATCATCTTTAGAAAAAATATTTTGTTTTAATAGGTATTTTATACCATATTCACTACCTGTTTCTTCATCTGAAACAAAAACTAAACCAATATTATTTTTTGGTCTAATATTTAAATCCATCATTGTTTTTACTCCGAATAATGTAGCAATTAATGAACTTCCGTTATCTTCAGATCCCCTGCCAAATATTTTCCCATCTTTAACAACAGGATCAAAAGGATCATGATCCCATAATGATAAATCTCCTTCAGGTACTTTATCCATATGGGTAATAAACCAAATTGTTCTTTCAGGATTTGTTCCATTATACATTGCAACAATATTTGGTCTATAACCATATTCAACAGCATCATCAGGTGCATCATATCTTTTTATTTCATCAAATTTAAGAGTGTTTAAATATGATTCTAACCATTCAGCTACTTCTTTTTCGCCAGGCCCTCCAGCTCTTGGGTTTACAGAATTAATTGAAACAAATTTTCTTAAAGATTCGATAATTTCATCTTTTATTTTTTCTACATGATTAATGATATCCATAATAATCCCCCTTATTAATTAGTATTCCTAATTATTATACCATAAAAAGAATAAGCCCGTGAAGGGCTTATTCAAAATAACAAATTATTTTATCTATTTCTTTGTTTCTTAATTTATATGCTAATTCTCCTCTTAACTTATTTCCAGTGATTTCAAATTTATTATTTCCTATAAATACTTCCATTTTTTTGATTTCTTTAGAATTATTGTTATTAATATATTTAACTAATGTTTTTGAAAATAATTTAAATTCAACTTCACCATTATTATAAAATTCATAATTTAATCTTGGTTCAAAAGTGAAAGTTAATTCATTATTTTCCATTTTAAATAATTTATTACCAATAAACATTAATTTCCACATACTTAAAAATTCTGCTGTAGAACCACTTAATCTAGCGCTGAAACCTTGTCCATGAAGATTTTCATTCTTATTCGCGCTACTTACAATAAATGAAGAGTTTTCTAATAAACTTCTTCCATATACTTCGTATTTCATATATGGAGGCAACATAGTTTTAATATCTTCATAGAATTCTTCTAACATATTTGCTTTTAATATTTCAAGTAAATATTTAAATTCCATATGCATAAATATAGATTCATTTTCTAACCAGCCTGGTGTAAATGCTCTTAATCTTCCAATACTATATGGTTGATCCATAATACTTTCTGATGTTTTATACATTTTTAATTTTTTGTCATATATATTTGATTCTTTCACAAATTTATATAATTCTTTTCTTTCATTATCATCGATTACCTTAAATGATCTAACAATTCCTTCTAAGAAATATGGAAGAACATTTACTTCAAATCTTTTTGGTATAATAACTCCATCTTTTTCTTCGTATTCTACTAAATCATATGTAAAGAAGGATGGATATACACCTTTTCCAATTTCTTTAGCTTTTTTAATTCCATCATCTAATTTATTAATCATTTTATTAATGAAGTCTAATAGATAATCTTTTGAAAGATTAACTCTTTCACCGATTTTGAAAAATACTTTTTTCCTATAATCTTCCTTATGAGAATAAATATTATTCCAATATGTAAAATGATCATTGAAATTATCTAATTCATAATTTATGTTATCGATAAATTCTTTTAACTCTTCAAAAACCTCTACATCTTTTACACAATATTCTTTTAAGAATAAAAGTAATCTTTTTAATTCAAATGTTTCACTCATACCAGAACCAAATATTCCAGGAAGTCCATTTAATGCATCATTCCAACCTGGTTTATTTGCTTCCATTTCAAGTCCCATTCCATATGGATCCAATGTAGCAAATTTATTTACTGCTAATAATAGTAATTTTTCAAACATTGTAGCATTATATATATTATTATCTTTATCAACTAAATAATTATGACCTCTTTTTCTAATTATTTCTGCTTTTTCTTCTGATTCACCAATTGCAGCAATTTGCATAACCTTTCCCTTATAAATCTTATACTTTTCACTTCTAGGTTTTACAAATGCATGTGAATCAAATATTTTGAATTTTCTTTCATTAAATAATTTATCAATTATTTTATCTGGATATATTTCATAATAAGTTTCTACTAAATCCATTATATATGTCCAGTGATCGATCCAATAACCTTCACCAAATTCTGCTTGTTCTAATTGTATAGAATTTTTAAGGATATTTTCTATAAAATCATCTTCTACGTTTATTCCGTTATTTTCAACAAAGGTTAATAACTTTCCGGGAGTGAAATAATTATTTTTTAAATAATCAGCTAATTTTTCATCTAAATTATCATAATTGCCGTTATATTTAAATACAGTCCCTTTAACAACTAATGGATTATTACCATCTGCTTGTATTAAATTAATAAACATCTTTAAATTGAAATCATCAATTTCTGGTTTAAAAATAATATCATTTCTTCTATTTTGCAACACATCTCTGAAATTACCATTTCCTTGAGAATATTTATTTGCTTCTAATGAGAAGAAATTATAATCTCTTTCTAAATCACCATGTTTTCTTGAATATATATGATAGACAATCTTATTATCATTAAATAATACTGGATAACCGCCTCTTAAAATATTGTCTAAATAGTTTTGTTCACAATATTTATTAAATAATTCATTATTTGTTTTTGTATAAATATCAGAAACAATTTCATTTACTACCTCATCAGCCTCTTTCATTTTTTCCACAATATATTCATTTGTTTTTATATTGTTTATGTTTTCATTAATATATTCTCTAGTATGAGAAAATCCTATCATACTGTTAATAATAATTTTTTCTGAGTTATCTTTTAAAGCACAAAATGCA encodes:
- a CDS encoding ABC transporter substrate-binding protein, with the protein product MKKVLLAVFLVFALSVFSFQPVTLVDDLGRVVTFENEVERIVVAAPAISDFILKLGAKDKVVGVTDFDSYITDVEKIGNMFPLNVEKIVSLNPDVVLLTGGFQEGEVSKLEKFGIKAFVLNATTLNDVFRDLALVGVILDKEKTAMDYSQKLRARMLNIAKNTFSWNEKPRVIYLSAYGSVSQMWTCGTGSYLNEIIAYAGGINVTAPYTGNNGWFAVGPEFVIKENPDIILVPGYYPGDKGAYDLIMNAEQFKNVNAVKNGKVFIIDGNKASLPNTGLIELLGEINQLFSENK
- a CDS encoding nucleotidyltransferase substrate binding protein, producing MNDIRWIQRFQNLKKAFQQLKNAVELAKTRELSILEKQGLIQSFEYTHELAWKTLKDFFNEKGIFNIYGSKDSTREAFKNGLIDNGDVWMQMILSRNLSSRTYDEKTAEEIVSQIINKYYSEFEILINKLEKLKEEFL
- a CDS encoding nucleotidyltransferase domain-containing protein, which encodes MFGSRAKGNYKNGSDIDIALFGKYLDIQDIYNIHLLIEELFLPYTFDIVIFDNIKNEELKEHIKRVGKTIYKKNPQE
- a CDS encoding LVIVD repeat-containing protein, with the translated sequence MRSNVKYLLFMAMLLMIFTLTSCFKTVPVDLLNTDDLSVSLNTDYDFYSKQYASAMEVEFDSYIPQEAFIYDENSSVMLIRNFNNKTVVLFSKAQRNFTKGEKLFSIKRKYLNPQKNKLFSEAVLFDEKTNRIITKATEPYSDGISVSDNTRIKSGEDATVAVHAKGLTDVQAIEMDIIFPEIVSLNESSFSTINYIGPNSDKISIITTDIKDGIRISLVAIGDENINFEDNDIFEINLIGVGNEPMESGYIEIANAKVFYSDSTEGEEVNTYPGNVTVYNPQLLGDFSDENIQKDDKVDINDFLIFVKHYGSKQGESLYASQCDISSKTNPAIIAPVADWEDEKIYSIPSKDGEINIYDFIIFARNYNKRVPRKNSFPEFPQSPSVKPTADSSGWSVDSVDIEFPEADDEDNDPLTYTVYFGKNGEVLDNSKIIYTGGSTKTSVTNLERGQTYIWRVKVSDGNGGEDWLPSKDGTYKFSTQSLDTLFAAGGYEGVFVLDISDTNGPTVTNYVDTEGYVFDVAKFSKGSKDYIAVADGKDGVKVYEYTSSSSDLTNPSLTYYLGSDAVKIKYNANYLYVAAKNSGAFIMEFDDVNNELKKVSNISGIGEVYDIFVSDNTLYVASNNGLYTVDISDKFNPSNLGSLSLSGAKSLFVDGNYAYVAAGFNGIYKIDVSDPNNLSEVSNSSYYADSLYVKDDYLYVTSGVNGVLKLSKDTLSIVDTYNENIFRAVNVIIDGGTAYIANDRYGLIVLDTSNMEKLDEYDIGSFARDVDILNNQFIIIADSEKGIKVYDADTNLTSISDATLTKSLEIEGIARSVYTDDTISSTAVFVASGNKGFNIIEVDNNGNATKINTIPIFGEAYSMIATETTSSTLLYVASGSGGINIYKINDLDSPEFINNYSTDGIVVELSFIDSSTSGTTLVLAESDRVSVYDVDTSNATKLDSYEINDGNVTDVTVDGTTIYVAAGSKGLYVLGLDSDSNDATLTKLGSSRFDNAFILKVEKRASNVLELATYNEGIIMMNIGNPNSLGDADSRDVGSDNDGDGNYILSQYDTQGLAYSVKYSNNYSLVADGQNGLVILSDSSYNLELEKDYNWINFESFATN